The Helianthus annuus cultivar XRQ/B chromosome 16, HanXRQr2.0-SUNRISE, whole genome shotgun sequence genome includes a window with the following:
- the LOC110899526 gene encoding uncharacterized protein LOC110899526 — MARVRGYKVNRSIAPTLEHIFNEHGDIAARCKFSSSLKAFFLESVCKVFRQIQTNDIEKLSEVKAVLSDLKKAKIDVAWLEALLEAIRKKKEANKQYCLSLEVKIGIMRAKNSFEIDVRRGRAQLVALREQIKEAQKGADAMRLVEKYLDDTRKDHEADPYLVI, encoded by the coding sequence ATGGCTCGTGTGAGAGGCTACAAAGTGAATCGCAGCATTGCACCAACTCTTGAACACATTTTCAATGAACACGGTGACATTGCAGCTAGGTGTAAATTTTCCTCGAGTCTCAAAGCATTTTTCCTTGAGTCTGTTTGTAAAGTTTTCAGGCAGATCCAAACCAACGATATCGAAAAACTGTCAGAAGTAAAGGCTGTGTTGTCGGATTTAAAGAAAGCCAAGATTGATGTGGCATGGCTGGAAGCTCTCCTTGAAGCCATTCGCAAGAAGAAGGAGGCAAATAAACAGTATTGTTTGTCTTTGGAAGTGAAAATCGGCATCATGAGGGCTAAAAATTCCTTCGAGATAGATGTGAGAAGGGGACGTGCGCAGCTTGTTGCTTTACGAGAACAGATTAAAGAGGCTCAAAAGGGTGCAGATGCAATGCGTCTTGTTGAAAAGTATCTAGATGACACCCGCAAGGATCATGAAGCTGACCCGTATCTGGTTATATAG
- the LOC110918689 gene encoding tRNA(adenine(34)) deaminase, chloroplastic: protein MMHTTCFYSSLPLTHRPPPRSIYTDDPTYCITNPLLIQSSYNCSSCCCCCCCAANNNSYYNSLPRIANPSFLCNGLRQSTLIQFSPSRRLLVHGRIRQLCDSGSRFSSTSESDRSSCYNKIGTFKARRKLGDRRYACSSFEEKNIGQSFSNDCVDEVELLLDLLTEEVGLESISVRDRKRIQKKDPQKKDSSKISSRAKTVKSGFVKRDLKCDAKVAEVRSGEKENSKLSDERRMSVTGVNHEGKRQGSSCSSYYSVSSAGEYGSDDDIVIENDDYFVKGESSNEYKDDRRVYDEELEENVERQQEFGKIESEIVKKNTAESYYGNQEWRKKSEKKLNVESSQSQHTERNSQQHSEKTDRISYQSRSGMKNENSNTQKLYSGTENKLSTSVQERTHHQKEETVDFTRQNEYKKQSNVNLEASETHNFDKRMASSSSSSFETRMKNWEENRMKNLEESSTQVSDRFKDQREEKHQRVVQLASSKDSRKKSQQISEISDTLITNTENTSVSQTQADIRTNKQELHDQREEKHQRVDQLTSSKESRVESQQISEISDTLVTNIENTSVSHTQSDIRTKKQELHLESSSSSQVAGPTETMKTGRKTTKASSFHVGMPKESSSSYKALKLNPESSFQETGTHIASADEQQKSAGQFVGEFVEKAKHQLSISEVELAREDDAQHELKSSGESGSGNYDEKDGDMGPSDEVWHESGAPGNTSSDEQAKRSGRSLWNVIGDVVRLRWGSSRSETHTPKSGGVSNQSTSSERWFSGHEPDESSRKEVSTPSSFKEKQDSPLSPLIIEESSIPLPAIRMRRSPIVKSTSVTGETVDQIVSKPLTQVPHADASGSGKTVTVEPPPNPSRRKLARTDQVSKDRFDEWEEAYTIEAKQRKNDEFFMREALSEAKKAADMWEVPVGAVLVQDGKIIARGYNLVEELRDSTAHAEMICIREASNKLHSWRLSGTTLYVTLEPCPMCAGAILQARIDTIVWGAPNKLLGADGSWIRLFPDVGGSGSGLDKPPAPVHPFHPNMIIRRGVLSSECADVMQQFFQLRRKKKDKKPEAEPPSPPQPSCLPIPHHHNSKLVTKLHDVFGMMFCL, encoded by the exons ATGATGCACACCACTTGTTTCTACTCATCTTTACCCCTTACACACAGACCTCCTCCTCGATCTATATACACCGATGATCCTACTTACTGTATCACCAATCCGTTACTAATTCAATCATCATACAATTGCTCTTcatgttgttgttgctgctgttgtgctGCTAATAATAATTCATATTATAACAGCTTACCTAGAATAGCAAACCCTAGCTTTTTGTGTAATGGATTGAGGCAATCTACTTTGATTCAGTTTTCACCTAGCAGGAGATTACTTGTTCATGGTAGGATCAGACAGTTGTGTGATAGTGGTTCTAGGTTTTCTTCAACTAGTGAGTCTGATAGAAGCTCTTGTTATAATAAGATTGGTACTTTTAAGGCTAGGCGGAAGTTAGGAGACCGTAGGTATGCGTGTTCGAGTTTTGAAGAGAAGAACATTGGACAGTCTTTTAGTAATGATTGTGTTGATGAAGTTGAGCTTTTGCTTGATTTGTTAACTGAGGAAGTTGGGTTGGAGAGTATTAGTGTTCGGGATAGAAAACGGATCCAAAAGAAGGACCCGCAAAAGAAGGATTCGAGTAAGATTTCCAGTAGAGCGAAAACTGTGAAGTCGGGATTTGTGAAGAGGGATTTGAAGTGTGATGCTAAAGTTGCAGAAGTTCGGTCTGGTGAGAAAGAAAATAGTAAGTTAAGCGATGAGAGACGAATGTCTGTAACAGGGGTGAATCATGAAGGGAAAAGACAAGGGTCGAGTTGTTCATCGTATTACTCGGTTTCTTCTGCTGGTGAGTATGGTAGTGACGATGATATTGTAATTGAAAATGATGATTATTTTGTTAAAGGAGAATCTTCGAATGAGTATAAAGATGATCGAAGAGTTTATGATGAGGAACTTGAAGAAAATGTGGAGAGACAGCAAGAGTTTGGTAAAATAGAAAGTGAGATCGTGAAAAAGAATACCGCTGAATCGTATTATGGGAATCAAGAGTGGCGAAAGAAATCAGAAAAGAAGCTTAATGTGGAGTCTAGTCAAAGTCAACATACAGAGCGAAATAGTCAACAACATAGTGAAAAAACTGATAGAATTAGCTATCAATCTCGATCAGGAATGAAGAATGAGAACTCTAACACCCAGAAGCTTTACAGTGGCACTGAAAATAAGTTAAGTACGTCAGTTCAAGAGCGAACACATCATCAAAAAGAGGAAACTGTTGATTTTACTCGCCAAAACGAGTACAAAAAGCAGTCAAATGTGAATTTAGAAGCCTCTGAAACTCATAACTTTGACAAGAGAATGGCATCGTCTTCTTCTTCATCCTTTGAGACTCGAATGAAGAATTGGGAAGAAAATCGAATGAAGAACTTGGAAGAAAGTTCAACACAAGTTAGTGATCGGTTTAAAGATCAAAGAGAAGAAAAACACCAGAGAGTCGTCCAATTGGCTTCATCAAAGGATTCAAGAAAGAAATCGCAACAAATTTCGGAAATTTCAGATACGCTTATTACCAATACTGAAAACACGTCAGTTTCACAAACGCAAGCTGACATCAGAACCAACAAACAAGAACTGCATGATCAGAGAGAAGAAAAACACCAGCGAGTTGACCAATTGACTTCATCAAAAGAGTCAAGAGTGGAATCGCAACAAATTTCAGAAATTTCAGATACCCTTGTTACTAATATTGAAAATACATCAGTTTCGCACACGCAATCTGACATCAGAACTAAAAAACAAGAACTGCATTTAGAGTCTTCAAGTTCATCTCAGGTGGCAGGACCCACAGAAACGATGAAAACCGGTAGAAAAACAACTAAGGCTTCGAGTTTTCATGTTGGTATGCCGAAAGAGTCATCTAGTAGCTATAAAGCTTTGAAATTGAACCCTGAATCTAGTTTTCAAGAAACCGGTACACATATTGCTTCAGCCGATGAACAGCAGAAATCAGCGGGTCAATTTGTGGGGGAATTTGTCGAGAAAGCAAAACACCAACTCTCTATTTCCGAAGTTGAATTAGCACGTGAAGACGACGCGCAACACGAACTAAAGAGTTCGGGTGAATCCGGTTCAGGAAATTACGATGAAAAAGACGGAGACATGGGACCGTCTGATGAGGTGTGGCATGAAAGCGGTGCACCGGGTAATACGTCTTCTGACGAACAGGCGAAAAGGAGTGGTCGGTCGTTATGGAATGTTATCGGAGATGTTGTTCGACTGCGGTGGGGGTCATCGCGTTCGGAAACGCATACACCTAAATCAGGCGGGGTATCGAATCAGTCTACAAGTAGTGAAAGATGGTTTTCTGGTCATGAACCAGATGAATCGAGTCGAAAAGAGGTTTCTACCCCTTCTAGTTTCAAAGAGAAACAAGATTCACCCTTATCTCCGTTAATAATTGAAGAATCATCAATTCCATTGCCTGCAATTCGAATGAGAAGGTCACCTATCGTAAAGTCAACTTCAGTGACCGGTGAAACTGTTGACCAAATAGTCTCGAAACCATTGACTCAAGTTCCACACGCGGATGCATCTGGTAGTGGCAAAACGGTAACAGTCGAACCACCACCGAATCCTTCGAGACGGAAACTTGCACGAACAGATCAAGTGTCGAAAGATAGATTCGATGAATGGGAAGAGGCGTATACTATCGAAGCAAAGCAACGTAAAAACGATGAATTTTTTATGCGAGAAGCGTTGTCGGAAGCTAAAAAGGCTGCCGATATGTGGGAAGTGCCTGTCGGGGCTGTTCTTGTTCAGGACGGTAAAATAATTGCTCGTGGATATAATTT GGTAGAAGAGTTACGTGACTCTACTGCTCATGCGGAGATGATTTGTATACGTGAGGCTTCAAACAAGTTACACTCATGGAGACTTTCG GGTACGACACTTTATGTTACGCTTGAACCATGCCCTATGTGTGCTGGAGCCATCCTTCAAGCCCGGATCGACACAATTGTATGGGGTGCTCCAAATAAGCTACTTGGAGCTGATGGCAGCTGGATCAG ACTTTTTCCTGATGTGGGTGGAAGTGGATCCGGGTTGGATAAACCGCCCGCCCCTGTGCACCCGTTTCACCCAAATATGATAATAAGAAGAGGGGTATTATCGTCCGAATGTGCGGATGTAATGCAGCAGTTTTTCCAGTTACGGAGAAAAAAGAAAGACAAGAAACCGGAAGCTGAACCACCATCTCCACCTCAACCGTCATGTCTTCCCATCCCACACCATCATAATTCAAAGTTGGTGACGAAATTGCATGACGTCTTCGGCATGATGTTTTGTTTGTAA
- the LOC118488025 gene encoding uncharacterized protein LOC118488025 codes for MSRRGLRRQNQTTQPLVSSTNMNIETINKPSSLCTVLHGLSDAQKSDIMDMGFESIKSFSINKIPSRLGSWLLANYDHKSNVLKVGDGIINITPLKVYEIFGVPNGTKPVHEKHQARRGSPRYEWRKQFTGDKICVEHVIEKVLSDREGGRLFKLNFLVVFNSMLAESNKSATVNQKCLSSIENEADIPNMDWCGYIVACLKRTKEEWDGKLAYNGPLTFLAVLYAHEQQMKLNPDYAVTPAIEYVSDEYLEDFEKEVLPIDEDTQMLLHDDGDDDDDGGSGGPTGGNGDIGQGRP; via the exons ATGTCCCGACGCGGATTAAGAAGGCAAAATCAGACGACACAACCATTAGTCTCCTCTACAAACATGAACATCGAAACGATAAACAAGCCAAGCAGCTTGTGTACCGTGTTACATGGGTTGAGCGATGCTCAAAAGTCCGATATTATGGATATGGGCTTTGAATCCATAAAATCATTCAGTATAAACAAAATACCATCAAGATTGGGGTCTTGGTTGTTAGCTAACTATGACCATAAAAGCAATGTTTTAAAAGTTGGTGACGGTATCATTAACATAACACCTTTAAAGGTGTACGAGATTTTCGGAGTGCCTAACGGGACAAAACCTGTACATGAAAAGCACCAGGCGAGAAGAGGATCTCCCAGATACGAATGGAGGAAACAGTTTACGGGTGATAAAATATGTGTTGAACACGTAATCGAAAAGGTTCTATCAGATCGGGAAGGTGGAAGGCTTTTCAAGCTTAACTTTCTTGTCGTCTTCAACTCGATGTTGGCTGAGTCAAATAAAAGTGCAACCGTGAATCAGAAGTGTCTCTCGTCTATCGAAAATGAAGCCGACATACCTAACATGGATTGGTGTGGCTATATCGTAGCGTGCTTAAAGAGAACCAAAGAGGAATGGGACGGTAAACTGGCCTATAACGGCCCATTGACTTTTCTCGCG GTCCTATATGCACATGAACAACAAATGAAACTTAATCCTGATTATGCGGTGACCCCAGCGATAGAATATGTTTCAGATGAATATTTAGAAGATTTTGAAAAGGAAGTTCTACCCATTGATGAGGATACTCAGATG TTACTCCATGATGACggtgacgatgatgatgatggtggtagtggtggtccTACTGGTGGTAATGGTGATATTggtcagggccggccctga
- the LOC110917451 gene encoding uncharacterized protein LOC110917451 — protein MATTASSLFSLPTTPPKPHRTTARFSCPNFLQPKFTLKFPRLGVSCSKEKGSKKVSPFVISCLVDDNLNAEGSFGDAESNPRATIDLKLPRRSLLVQFTCNACGVRSQKLINRLAYEKGMVFVQCTGCEQYHKLVDNLNLVVEYDFREEINASPDADHGF, from the exons ATGGCCACCACTGCTTCTTCCCTCTTTTCTCTGCCTACAACTCCTCCTAAACCTCACAGAACAACAGCTCGTTTTTCATGCCCTAATTTCCTTCAACCAAAATTCACCCTCAAATTCCCCAG ATTGGGGGTTTCTTGTTCAAAAGAAAAGGGGTCAAAAAAGGTGTCCCCTTTTGTGATTTCTTGCTTGGTTGATGATAATTTGAATGCAGAAGGGTCTTTTGGTGATGCTGAATCAAACCCT AGAGCAACTATTGACCTCAAACTCCCGAGAAGAAGCTTGTTAGTGCAATTTACCTGCAATGCTTGTGGCGTAAGATCACAAAAGCTCATAAACCGACTAGCTTATGAAAAAGGGATGGTTTTTGTtcag TGTACAGGATGTGAACAGTATCACAAACTTGTTGACAATCTAAATCTTGTGGTGGAGTACGACTTTCGGGAGGAAATCAATGCGAGTCCGGATGCAGATCATGGGTTCTAA